One part of the Tunicatimonas pelagia genome encodes these proteins:
- a CDS encoding toast rack family protein translates to MMHNYPTYLLIFLIFSACDIPFSTAQEEPSETRTITQQIDAEGAESVSTTIEMRAGRLTVTGGAKQLMNADFTYNYDSWEPEISYETQDATGFLAIEQPELKNLNINLSDDEQVNEWVIQLNDDILQDLSCNLGAGETNLDLRGLALNSVDIKAGVGEHTIDLRDSSVPELDIKAGVGEVTLDLTGKWRNSLVADIKGGIGELNLSLPGTVGIRLDIAGGLGDVDVPRGFRKDGRVYTNDLYDTAEHTLDFEIKAGLGSINVEVEDVI, encoded by the coding sequence ATGATGCACAATTACCCAACCTATCTACTTATTTTCTTGATATTTTCTGCCTGTGATATTCCGTTTAGCACTGCCCAAGAAGAGCCGAGTGAAACTCGCACGATTACTCAGCAGATTGATGCTGAAGGAGCTGAGTCCGTTTCTACCACCATTGAGATGAGGGCGGGAAGGCTTACCGTAACCGGAGGAGCGAAGCAACTGATGAACGCGGACTTTACCTATAACTACGATTCTTGGGAGCCAGAAATTTCCTACGAAACCCAGGATGCGACGGGCTTTCTGGCCATTGAACAACCTGAGCTGAAAAATTTAAACATCAATTTGAGTGATGATGAACAAGTGAATGAGTGGGTCATTCAACTGAACGATGACATTCTCCAGGATTTGTCGTGCAATTTAGGTGCTGGAGAAACTAATCTTGATCTGCGAGGCCTCGCCCTCAATAGTGTGGACATCAAAGCCGGGGTGGGCGAACATACCATTGACCTACGCGATAGCTCCGTACCTGAACTAGACATTAAAGCCGGAGTGGGTGAAGTAACCCTGGACTTAACCGGTAAGTGGCGCAACAGCTTAGTAGCCGATATTAAAGGTGGCATTGGTGAGCTAAACCTCTCACTACCCGGCACCGTAGGCATCCGATTGGATATTGCCGGGGGGCTGGGTGATGTAGATGTTCCCCGTGGCTTCCGAAAAGACGGTCGCGTTTATACTAATGACTTATACGACACCGCCGAACATACCCTGGACTTTGAGATTAAAGCTGGTTTGGGTAGCATTAACGTAGAAGTAGAGGATGTTATTTAA
- the smc gene encoding chromosome segregation protein SMC produces the protein MQLSTLELKGFKSFGDKVTIRFDRGITGIVGPNGCGKSNVVDAIRWVLGEQKSRMLRSDKMENIIFNGTKKRKATQLAEVSLTFDNTRNLLPTEYTQVTITRRYYRSGDSEYLLNGVPCRLKDIVTLFMDTGIASNSYAIIELKMVDDILNDKDGSRRALFEEAAGVSKFRIRKKETLRKLRATDDDLDRVEDLLFEIEKNLKSLERQAKQAERYYKAKEEYKELSITLAKSKVRASQEASTEAKQQLDNETDRKVQLSRQVDEQEATLAQLKTDLVQKEQLLASRQKTLNEHVATIRNAESDKQVKNERLKFLQDRKDRLNALLKQDRETVDLTAEHLEKLQWEKASAVESLEQIQQQVTELEEEHRTFQSQTRGLKDEVAEADDVAQEQQERVYQLQKQLEIKQMQLNATRLELEKSTENTSARNADLTEFDQKAVVIREQIEEREQQLEDTEQQEAELQDRIVALIGQIEQTKEEITALNRQQDALQNEYNLTKSLVDNLEGFPEAIKFLKKNVDWAKKAPLLSDVVTCPEQYRVCIENYLGPYMNYFVVDSRAQALEAIQLLGDAAQGKAHFFLLDELQQFVPQRAESTMGDNAKPALNVVEYDTKYQRLIQFLLNEVYVTNLPDLSPQETYSLITADGQVVQQPFRLSGGSVGLFEGKRLGRAKNLEKLKEDLGNLKQQIGDKQAFLLEQQQQVQQLRQQSYASDLIEIQRNINRLQQDYATFASKKEQLSEMLSSQAQQQDATLVLIAQLEEEVELVTPQLQNSEQQLQLAKERQQQLNSQLAVENEQLSEKSAAFNQEKIRYFQQESTLKSLSQEITFKEESHEKGIQNIAKNQQELEVNTQNITDLLNSNDVGEDELLAMYDEKQAIEAGVNEAERDYYAYRGNIDKSEQAIRDLQRSRSQQDTLIMELQNQLNSIQLELTSIQERLSVEFDLDAKELLTPAGEEEVQPTDEELEAMNTKLEKIRERIRKIGPINPMAMEAYDEIKQRYDFISSERNDLLQAKDSLMTTIGEIDAVARETFMAAFEQIRENFIRVFRTLFTEEDDCELKLADPDNPLDSSIEIMARPKGKRPLTINQLSGGEKTLTATSLLFAIYLLKPAPFCIFDEVDAPLDDANIDKFNNIIKEFSSESQFIIVTHNKRTMASTDVIYGVTMIEQGVSRVVPVDLRETVSQ, from the coding sequence ATGCAACTTTCTACACTAGAACTAAAAGGTTTTAAGAGTTTTGGCGATAAAGTAACTATTCGGTTCGACCGGGGTATCACAGGTATTGTAGGGCCGAATGGCTGCGGAAAATCTAATGTAGTGGATGCTATCCGTTGGGTGCTGGGCGAACAAAAATCACGGATGCTGCGCTCCGATAAGATGGAGAATATCATCTTTAACGGCACCAAAAAGCGCAAAGCCACTCAACTGGCCGAAGTATCCCTCACTTTTGACAATACCCGTAATCTACTCCCTACCGAATATACCCAAGTGACTATTACCCGTCGTTACTACCGCAGTGGCGACAGCGAATATCTGCTGAACGGTGTGCCCTGTCGGCTGAAAGATATCGTCACTTTATTTATGGACACCGGTATCGCCTCCAACAGCTACGCGATTATTGAGTTGAAAATGGTAGACGATATTCTGAATGACAAAGACGGCTCTCGGCGAGCTTTGTTTGAAGAAGCGGCGGGAGTAAGCAAATTCCGCATTCGTAAAAAGGAAACGCTACGCAAGCTGCGGGCTACCGACGATGATCTGGATCGGGTGGAAGATCTGCTGTTTGAAATTGAGAAAAACCTTAAGTCGCTAGAGCGCCAAGCCAAACAAGCCGAACGCTACTACAAGGCCAAAGAAGAATACAAAGAACTCAGCATTACGCTCGCTAAATCGAAAGTTCGGGCTTCGCAAGAAGCGAGTACGGAAGCAAAGCAGCAACTTGATAATGAAACTGACCGCAAGGTTCAGTTAAGTCGGCAGGTAGACGAACAGGAAGCGACACTAGCTCAACTAAAAACTGACCTGGTACAAAAAGAGCAACTGCTCGCTTCGCGCCAAAAAACCCTGAACGAGCACGTAGCTACTATTCGTAATGCGGAAAGCGATAAGCAGGTAAAGAATGAGCGACTTAAATTTTTGCAAGACCGCAAAGATCGCCTCAATGCACTGCTCAAGCAAGACCGAGAGACGGTAGACCTTACTGCCGAGCATCTGGAAAAGCTTCAGTGGGAAAAAGCTTCGGCGGTCGAATCCCTGGAACAGATTCAGCAGCAAGTCACTGAACTGGAAGAAGAACACCGCACTTTTCAGTCGCAAACGCGGGGTTTAAAAGACGAAGTAGCTGAAGCTGATGACGTTGCTCAGGAGCAGCAGGAGCGAGTGTATCAGCTTCAAAAGCAGCTAGAGATCAAGCAGATGCAACTGAATGCCACCCGGCTGGAGCTAGAAAAAAGCACCGAAAACACCTCCGCCCGTAATGCCGACCTCACGGAATTTGACCAAAAAGCAGTGGTAATTCGTGAGCAAATTGAGGAGCGGGAACAACAACTGGAAGATACCGAGCAACAGGAAGCCGAACTACAAGATCGTATTGTAGCTCTGATTGGCCAGATTGAGCAAACTAAAGAAGAAATAACGGCACTCAACCGGCAGCAGGATGCACTGCAAAATGAATACAACCTTACGAAGTCGTTAGTCGATAACCTGGAGGGTTTTCCCGAGGCCATTAAGTTCTTAAAGAAAAACGTAGACTGGGCCAAAAAAGCCCCGCTCCTATCCGACGTAGTTACTTGCCCTGAACAGTACCGGGTTTGTATTGAAAACTACCTGGGACCCTACATGAACTACTTCGTAGTAGACAGCCGGGCGCAGGCATTGGAAGCCATTCAGCTACTGGGCGATGCCGCCCAGGGAAAGGCCCATTTCTTTCTACTGGATGAGTTGCAACAGTTCGTACCCCAACGAGCCGAAAGCACAATGGGCGACAATGCCAAACCGGCACTAAACGTAGTAGAGTACGACACTAAATACCAACGGTTGATTCAGTTTTTACTCAACGAAGTCTACGTCACTAATTTACCTGATCTATCTCCTCAGGAAACGTATTCGCTAATTACCGCCGACGGTCAAGTAGTGCAGCAGCCGTTTCGCTTGTCGGGAGGCTCAGTAGGTCTGTTTGAGGGCAAGCGACTGGGCCGGGCTAAAAACCTGGAAAAACTGAAAGAAGATTTAGGTAACCTAAAGCAGCAAATTGGAGACAAGCAAGCGTTTTTGCTCGAGCAACAGCAACAAGTGCAACAGCTCCGTCAGCAGTCCTACGCTTCCGATCTTATCGAGATTCAGCGAAATATTAATCGCTTGCAGCAAGATTACGCCACCTTTGCTTCCAAGAAGGAGCAGCTTTCGGAAATGCTCTCGAGCCAGGCACAGCAGCAAGATGCTACGCTGGTGCTCATCGCCCAACTGGAAGAAGAGGTAGAACTAGTCACCCCTCAACTGCAAAATTCTGAGCAGCAACTTCAGTTGGCGAAAGAGCGGCAACAGCAGCTTAACAGCCAATTGGCCGTAGAAAATGAGCAACTCAGCGAAAAGTCGGCGGCCTTTAATCAGGAGAAGATTCGCTACTTCCAGCAGGAGAGCACCCTAAAATCGCTCAGCCAAGAGATTACTTTCAAAGAAGAGTCCCACGAAAAAGGCATCCAGAACATCGCTAAGAATCAGCAGGAGCTAGAGGTTAATACGCAGAACATAACCGACCTGCTCAATAGTAATGATGTCGGCGAAGACGAGCTACTCGCGATGTATGACGAGAAGCAAGCCATTGAAGCCGGAGTAAACGAAGCTGAGCGCGACTACTACGCTTATCGGGGTAATATTGATAAAAGCGAGCAGGCTATTCGGGATTTACAACGGTCGCGCAGCCAGCAAGATACGCTGATTATGGAACTGCAAAATCAGCTTAATAGCATTCAGCTAGAACTGACGAGCATTCAGGAGCGACTTTCGGTGGAGTTTGATCTAGATGCTAAAGAGCTGCTCACTCCCGCGGGCGAAGAGGAAGTACAGCCCACGGACGAAGAGCTGGAAGCGATGAATACCAAGCTGGAAAAAATACGGGAGCGTATTCGTAAGATTGGGCCAATTAACCCGATGGCGATGGAAGCCTACGACGAAATTAAGCAGCGTTACGACTTCATCAGCAGCGAAAGAAACGATCTGCTGCAAGCCAAAGACTCGCTGATGACCACCATCGGCGAAATTGATGCCGTAGCCCGCGAAACCTTCATGGCGGCCTTTGAGCAAATCCGAGAAAATTTCATCCGGGTATTCCGCACACTATTCACCGAAGAAGACGATTGCGAACTTAAGCTAGCTGATCCAGACAACCCACTCGACTCCTCAATTGAGATTATGGCTCGCCCCAAGGGAAAACGACCGCTCACCATTAATCAGCTTTCGGGAGGCGAAAAAACACTTACCGCTACTTCACTGCTATTCGCTATTTACCTGCTGAAGCCCGCACCCTTCTGTATTTTTGACGAAGTGGATGCTCCGCTCGATGATGCCAATATTGATAAGTTCAATAATATCATCAAGGAATTTTCCAGCGAATCGCAGTTTATTATCGTAACTCACAACAAGCGCACTATGGCCAGTACCGACGTGATCTACGGAGTAACCATGATCGAGCAAGGCGTCTCCCGCGTAGTTCCGGTAGATCTACGAGAAACAGTCTCACAATAA
- a CDS encoding IS4 family transposase, producing the protein MIRTAKIVPHKKRQGFLCDMIGGVIKSRSVVFSEIADKIDKPIKASSIERRIQDFFAKVRFDYTQLAVFLLSFLPQRPLVLSIDRTEWDFGQTQINILCVVASIGKLAVPLYFEMLDNNSGNSNARDRINLFKQLIGIVDKERIQMLVMDREFIGQRWLRWLKDEKIPFCVRVPKHHSILLTNGQRLWAETVARPGRTYYQHEAIVDGVVVNLALCYGKDSELLYLIGTTLPQTLAAWYKRRWSIEVFFQALKGRGFDLERSSLRCLLKYRKLFALVAIAYTLCWATGIEDGKINPVKPKKHGYPPYSVFRRGLNLMRQFYKQKIYEPVRLAVEAAWSNFSLFYKTIG; encoded by the coding sequence ATGATACGTACGGCCAAAATAGTACCTCATAAAAAGCGGCAGGGTTTCCTCTGTGATATGATTGGCGGGGTCATTAAAAGCCGTTCGGTAGTTTTTTCAGAGATTGCCGATAAGATAGATAAACCTATTAAAGCGAGTTCCATTGAACGACGCATCCAGGACTTTTTTGCCAAAGTTCGCTTTGACTACACGCAGCTAGCCGTTTTCCTGTTAAGCTTTCTGCCCCAACGGCCCTTAGTGCTCAGTATTGATCGTACAGAATGGGATTTCGGGCAGACACAGATCAACATTCTGTGTGTGGTGGCCAGTATCGGCAAGCTAGCCGTACCACTTTACTTTGAGATGCTAGACAACAACAGCGGCAATAGCAATGCTAGAGATCGTATCAACTTGTTTAAACAACTCATCGGCATAGTGGACAAAGAACGTATTCAAATGCTAGTGATGGATCGCGAATTCATCGGGCAACGCTGGCTCAGATGGTTGAAAGACGAAAAAATCCCCTTCTGCGTACGAGTACCTAAGCATCATTCTATCTTGCTAACCAATGGCCAACGGCTTTGGGCTGAAACCGTTGCTCGGCCAGGCAGAACGTACTACCAGCATGAGGCAATTGTGGATGGGGTGGTGGTTAACCTGGCTCTCTGCTACGGTAAAGACAGTGAATTGCTTTATTTGATCGGTACCACTCTACCGCAGACTCTGGCAGCTTGGTACAAACGACGCTGGTCTATCGAGGTGTTCTTTCAAGCTCTCAAAGGACGTGGGTTTGATTTAGAGCGTTCTTCGTTACGCTGTCTACTCAAGTACCGAAAGCTATTTGCGCTGGTAGCCATTGCCTACACGCTCTGCTGGGCCACCGGCATTGAAGACGGAAAGATCAATCCGGTAAAGCCTAAAAAGCATGGCTATCCGCCCTACAGCGTATTTAGAAGGGGGTTAAACCTGATGAGACAGTTTTACAAACAGAAAATATATGAACCCGTACGGCTTGCTGTAGAGGCAGCATGGAGCAACTTCAGCCTCTTCTACAAAACCATCGGGTAG
- a CDS encoding LytTR family DNA-binding domain-containing protein encodes MRSSTIILASTAIFLILFRLAQYLTANIQPVSTTREEVALMLRSNEIKTIRLIAEKEAAYFTLRSEARQKPNHQKALANRRFPILGIGSHYAVYVDDLFFYEDELLTLVDKLPHQDGIKLEVVNSRSPTDFLEIWATINVVLVLAVFGSLAYLVFLAIRRLRTPPQAPIVLNQNGHGYTKPDRSLHNFPLKLASKTIFKPTEEIACFYAQDNHVYLYDTKGKEHLVEYTLVDLEAKLPEQFVRVHRSSIINSHLIHEIKKQPGSRFVIKLRDTNQKEVITGQSYAAPVKQLFEI; translated from the coding sequence ATGAGAAGCAGTACTATTATTTTAGCCAGCACTGCCATTTTTTTAATTCTATTCAGGCTAGCTCAATATTTAACTGCTAACATTCAGCCCGTATCAACTACCAGAGAGGAAGTAGCGCTAATGCTAAGAAGTAATGAGATAAAAACCATTCGGTTGATAGCTGAAAAAGAAGCTGCGTATTTTACGCTCAGGTCAGAAGCTCGGCAAAAGCCTAACCATCAAAAGGCGCTGGCAAACCGAAGGTTTCCAATTCTTGGTATAGGTTCGCACTATGCTGTTTACGTAGACGACTTATTTTTCTACGAAGACGAGCTATTAACACTTGTTGACAAGCTTCCTCATCAAGATGGAATAAAGCTCGAGGTAGTTAATTCTCGGTCGCCAACTGATTTTTTAGAAATATGGGCAACTATCAACGTAGTTCTGGTGCTAGCGGTATTCGGTTCATTAGCATACTTAGTTTTCTTAGCCATTCGTCGTTTACGAACCCCTCCTCAGGCACCTATCGTACTCAACCAAAACGGTCATGGTTACACTAAACCAGACAGAAGTTTACATAACTTCCCCCTTAAGCTGGCGAGCAAAACTATCTTTAAACCTACCGAAGAAATAGCCTGCTTCTACGCTCAAGACAATCACGTTTACTTGTACGACACTAAAGGGAAGGAACACTTGGTAGAATACACTTTAGTCGACCTGGAAGCTAAGCTGCCTGAGCAATTCGTTCGGGTACACCGCTCCAGTATTATTAACAGTCATCTTATTCACGAAATCAAGAAGCAACCGGGTAGTCGATTCGTTATTAAACTGCGGGACACCAATCAAAAAGAAGTCATCACCGGACAAAGCTACGCCGCCCCCGTCAAGCAATTGTTTGAGATTTGA
- a CDS encoding HAD family hydrolase: protein MNSIALLFDMDGVIVDNHEFHLESWLQFFEKHNIQMTEEEYKAKVNGRTMENIIPKLFGREMTNEEIWEIGEEKEALYRDLYRPHIKPTPGLVTFLSEVVRENTLRTVSTSAPPANVDFTLGQTGLRAYFSTIIDSTMVTHGKPHPEVYLRSAEALGVKPSQCIVFEDAILGIQAGKKAGMKVVGVASTHTREELEAEDTDLVIDDFCGLTLSQLNQLLVDK, encoded by the coding sequence ATGAATTCAATTGCCTTACTTTTTGATATGGACGGAGTAATTGTGGATAACCATGAGTTTCACTTAGAATCATGGCTACAGTTTTTTGAAAAGCACAATATTCAAATGACGGAAGAGGAGTATAAAGCTAAAGTAAACGGTCGAACCATGGAAAATATCATTCCAAAGTTGTTTGGTCGGGAAATGACTAATGAAGAGATTTGGGAAATTGGCGAAGAAAAAGAGGCCTTGTACCGAGATCTGTATCGCCCGCATATTAAACCCACTCCGGGGCTGGTTACTTTTTTATCCGAAGTAGTAAGAGAGAATACTTTACGTACCGTTTCCACCTCCGCCCCTCCGGCCAACGTAGATTTTACTCTAGGGCAAACCGGATTACGCGCTTATTTTTCAACCATTATTGACTCCACAATGGTCACTCACGGTAAACCTCATCCGGAGGTATACCTTAGATCTGCTGAAGCCTTGGGAGTAAAACCGTCTCAATGCATTGTGTTTGAAGATGCTATTCTGGGTATTCAAGCGGGAAAGAAAGCCGGAATGAAGGTGGTTGGAGTAGCCAGTACCCACACTCGTGAAGAGCTAGAGGCTGAAGACACCGATTTGGTGATTGACGACTTTTGCGGCCTGACGTTGAGTCAGCTAAATCAACTTCTTGTTGATAAGTAA
- a CDS encoding ABC transporter ATP-binding protein produces MIQIENVTFQYTPRSTPFQFPDWLVNAGEHAVLLGASGSGKTTLLHLLAGLLRPTQGKIMIGSQNIAQLSGSALDRFRGQKLGLIFQQPHLLNSLTLEQNLLLAQYLAGVKQDRKVIQKTLTSLSLDHRAKARVTTLSQGEAQRAAIARAVLNNPTVILADEPTSSLDDENCNRVLELLRNQAQQHQATLLIVTHDQRVKEHIPHQLTLAKA; encoded by the coding sequence ATGATTCAAATAGAGAATGTCACCTTTCAGTATACGCCTCGTTCTACTCCATTTCAGTTTCCTGATTGGTTAGTCAACGCCGGAGAACACGCGGTGTTACTAGGAGCTTCCGGTAGTGGAAAAACCACCTTGCTGCACCTGCTGGCCGGATTACTGCGCCCTACTCAGGGAAAAATCATGATTGGCTCACAGAATATTGCCCAGCTTAGCGGTAGTGCTCTTGATCGCTTCCGAGGTCAGAAGCTAGGTCTCATTTTCCAGCAACCTCATCTGCTAAATTCCCTAACATTAGAACAAAACCTTTTGCTAGCTCAATATTTAGCTGGGGTGAAGCAAGACCGTAAAGTGATTCAGAAGACGCTAACCTCACTTTCGTTAGACCATAGGGCCAAAGCCCGGGTGACTACCCTTAGCCAAGGAGAAGCTCAACGTGCTGCTATTGCCCGGGCGGTTTTAAACAACCCAACGGTTATTTTGGCCGATGAACCCACTTCTAGTCTGGATGATGAGAACTGCAATCGGGTATTGGAGTTGTTGCGAAACCAAGCCCAGCAACACCAAGCGACTCTGCTCATTGTTACCCACGACCAACGGGTGAAAGAACATATTCCTCACCAACTGACTCTGGCCAAAGCATGA
- a CDS encoding ABC transporter permease: MNLLKLSGSYIKTKPLNTLLNIVLLALGVAIITVLLLASKQVETSLTQNSRGIDLVVGAKGSPLQIILSSIFHIDYPTGNIPLSEARQLSRNRLIKNTIPLSLGDSYRGYRIVGTNYEYLDLYQVEVSEGIRWEKSMEVTLGAVVAQQSGLSVGDTFASSHGFVDDGLNVHDDQQFTVVGILSPSQNVVDNLILTSLESVWQVHDHGPETDTTHAEANHDHDHENEHEHNHDHENGHEHEHNEAITKQGLPDEGDEITSLLVQFRSPMAAVQLPRYINERTNMQAASPPFETARLFSLIGVGIDMLQGFAYVIVIIAALSIFIALYNSLKARRYDLAIMRSLGASPPLLFTHVILEGLIITLTGCILGLLLGHGVIFIATQLYARPGQLGLSAGQFITEELWILIGSLVVGLVASLIPAIQAYRTNISRVLAER; the protein is encoded by the coding sequence ATGAACCTACTGAAGCTCAGCGGAAGCTACATCAAGACGAAGCCACTCAATACGCTGCTCAACATAGTATTGTTAGCGTTAGGGGTTGCCATCATTACGGTACTACTGCTTGCTAGTAAGCAGGTAGAAACGTCTCTAACGCAGAATAGTCGAGGTATTGATCTGGTGGTAGGAGCTAAAGGAAGCCCCCTTCAGATTATTCTATCCAGTATTTTTCACATAGACTATCCTACCGGAAATATTCCTTTGTCGGAAGCCAGGCAGCTTTCTCGTAACCGCCTGATTAAAAATACCATTCCGCTCTCACTAGGTGACAGCTATCGGGGATACCGAATTGTAGGTACTAATTATGAATATCTTGATCTCTATCAGGTAGAAGTCTCGGAAGGTATTCGTTGGGAAAAGTCGATGGAAGTTACGCTAGGGGCGGTGGTTGCTCAGCAATCAGGCCTCTCGGTGGGTGATACCTTTGCCAGTAGCCACGGCTTTGTAGATGATGGGTTGAATGTACACGATGATCAGCAGTTTACCGTGGTAGGTATACTCTCTCCCTCCCAAAACGTAGTTGATAACCTTATTCTTACGTCATTAGAAAGTGTTTGGCAAGTACATGATCATGGCCCCGAAACGGATACTACTCATGCTGAAGCCAATCATGATCATGACCATGAAAATGAGCACGAGCACAACCATGATCATGAAAATGGTCATGAACACGAACATAATGAAGCCATTACTAAACAGGGCTTACCCGACGAGGGTGACGAAATCACATCCTTGCTGGTACAGTTTCGTTCACCCATGGCCGCCGTACAGCTTCCTCGTTATATCAACGAACGTACCAATATGCAGGCAGCCTCTCCCCCATTTGAAACTGCTCGATTGTTCTCATTGATTGGCGTCGGGATTGATATGCTTCAGGGTTTCGCCTACGTCATCGTAATCATTGCTGCCCTCAGTATTTTCATTGCTCTTTACAACTCACTAAAAGCCCGTCGTTACGATCTGGCAATTATGCGTTCGTTGGGAGCCTCTCCTCCCCTACTCTTCACACACGTAATCCTAGAAGGGCTAATTATTACTCTGACTGGGTGCATACTAGGATTATTACTCGGACACGGGGTCATTTTCATCGCCACCCAACTCTACGCCCGCCCGGGTCAGCTTGGCTTATCTGCCGGACAGTTTATCACTGAAGAATTGTGGATTCTTATTGGCAGTTTAGTAGTTGGCTTAGTTGCCTCGCTTATTCCAGCCATCCAGGCGTACCGAACAAATATTTCAAGGGTGCTGGCGGAGCGATAA
- a CDS encoding CPXCG motif-containing cysteine-rich protein, with amino-acid sequence MLEHFFICPYCLSQISMLLDTSVNHQSYVEDCEVCCNPIELTFTVENYEGEITVTSFDAMPLGQ; translated from the coding sequence ATGTTAGAACATTTTTTTATCTGCCCGTACTGTCTCTCTCAAATTTCTATGCTGCTTGATACTTCTGTAAACCACCAATCCTACGTAGAAGACTGCGAAGTGTGCTGCAACCCGATTGAGCTAACTTTTACCGTAGAAAACTACGAGGGCGAAATCACCGTCACTTCTTTTGATGCTATGCCACTGGGGCAGTAA